The genomic DNA GCAGAGCGGAGCCTCCAGTCCTCCGACTCCCTGAAGAAGCAGTAGCCGCTTGCTCGGGCCGACGGGGACTGTGCGAGCGGATCCTGCTTGGCTGAGGCTCGGGCTGCGGAGCGCGGGGActccggggggaggggggagggaccGCTCGGTCTTTGCCCCGGCGCCAGCCACGGCTTTGAAGGGTCTCTCTGCTTGGCCCCTTAGCAACTCCGCCACGGACTCCGGGAGGCTTCAGGCAGCGTCCAGGGGCTCCCCACCCAAACCGATCGGACTTAAGAAGGTGATTGCtctgctttccctccctccttcccgacTCCTTCCCCCCACTTAACTTTTTGTCTTCAGTCACCCGCAGCTCCGTCCCCTCCCCGCAAACCCACCCGCGGCCGTGCTAACGTCCCAGGGCATGGGCCCCCCAACACGGCTCCTGGAGGCCCCGCGGCGCCGCAAgatgtgagaggcccgcgtcggGCAGAGCGAGAGCTTCGGGAGAGGAGCTGATAACCCCCAGCCTTCACAAGCCGGGCGAGGTGGCGGTGCGCGCTGCGTCCCTGCGCTGCTGAGCGTCCCGGAGCGCCCAACCCAGGGCCGGAACGAGTAGCTGGCCGGAGGCGCGCCGCGGAGATCAGGCTGTCATGCCCTATTgatctccccgccccccgccaagtATGTTTGGGCTGGACCAATTCGAGCCCCAGATCAACAGCAGGAACGCTGGCCAGGGCGAGAGGAACTTTAACGAGGCCGGACTAAGCATGAACGCCCACTTTAAGGCCCCGGCTTTCCACGCGGGGGGACCCCCTGGCCCCGTGGACCCTGCCATGAGCGGGCTGGGCGAATCCCCGATCTTGGGCATGAACATGGAGCCTTATGGCTTTCACGCGCGCGGCCACTCGGAGTTGCACGCGGGGGGGCTGCAGGCGCAGCCGGTGCACGGATTCTTTGGAGGCCAACAGCCGCACCACGGCCACCCGGGAGGCCACCACCCCCACCAGCATCACCCCCACTTCGGGGGCAACTTCGGCGGGTCGGATCCTGGGGCCTCGTGCCTGCACGGGGGTCGTCTGCTCGGCTACGGCGGCGCGGCCGGCGGCCTGGGCAGCCAGCCGCCCTTCGCCGAGGGTTATGATCACCTGGCGGAGAGCCAGGGGCCGGAGAGCTTCGGCCCGCAGCGACCTGGGAACCTCCCGGACTTCCACAGTTCGGGCGCCTCAGGCCACGCCGTGCCTGCCCCATGCTTGCCGCTGGACCAGAGCCCTAACCGAGCCGCCTCCTTCCATGGCCTGCCCTCCTCCAGTGGCTCCGATTCCCACAGTCTGGAGCCCCGGAGGGTGGCGAACCAAGGAGCCGTCGACTCGCTGGAATACAATTACCCGGGCGAGCCGCCCTCGGGACATTTCGACATGTTTTCCCCCTCTGATTCTGAGGGGCAGCTGCCTCATTATGCAGCGGGTCGTCAGGTTCCCGGGAGCTCTTTCCCGGGTGCCTCGGCCATGCCTAGAGCTGCAGGCATGGTGGGCTTGTCCAAAATGCACgcccagcagcagcaacagcagcagcagcagcacggAGTGTTCTTCGAGAGGTTCGGCGGGACCCGCAAGATGCCCGTGGGTCTGGAGCCTGCAGTAGGCTCCAGGCACCCGTTAATGCAGCCTCCCCAGCAggccccgccgccgcctccgcaGCAGCCCCcgcagcagccgccgccgccgccgcctccgcagCAGCaacagccgccgccgccgccgccgcctgggCTTCTGGTCCGGCAAAATTCGTGTCCGCCTGCGCTCCCGCGTCCCCAGCAGGGCGAGGCGGGCACGCCCAGCGGCGGCCTGCAGGACGGGGGCCCCATGCTGCCCAGCCAACACGCGCAGTTCGAGTACCCCATCCACCGGCTGGAGAACCGGAGCATGCACCCTTATTCTGAGCCTGTATTCAACATGCAGCACCCTCCTCCGCAGCAGACGCCCAACCAGCGGCTGCAGCATTTCGACGCACCCCCCTACATGAATGTGGCCAAGAGGCCGCGCTTTGACTTCCCGGGCAGCGCGGGAGTGGATCGCTGCGCTTCGTGGAACGGCAGCATGCACAACGGCGCTCTGGACAACCACCTCTCGCCCTCAGCCTATTCCGGCCTACCCGGCGAGTTCACGCCGCCTGTGCCCGACAGCTTCCCCTCGGGGCCACCCCTGCAGCATCCGGCCCCGGACCACCAGtccctgcagcagcagcagcagcagcaacagcagcagcagcagcagcagcagcaacagcagcagcaacgcCAAAACGCGGCCCTCATGATCAAGCAGATGGCGTCGCGGAATCAGCAGCAGCGGCTGCGCCAGCCCAACCTGGCCCAGCTAGGCCACCCCGGGGACGTGGGCCAGGGCGGCCTGGTGCACAGCGGCCCAGTGGGCGGCTTGGCCCAGCCGAACTTTGAGCGCGAAAGCGGCGGCGCGGGCGCCGGGCGCCTGGGCACGTTCGAGCAGCAGGCTCAGCACTTGGCGCAGGAGAGTGCATGGTTCCCAGGTCCGCACCCGCCGCCGGGTGACTTGCTGCCCCGCAGGATGGGAGGTTCAGGCCTGCCCGCTGACTGCGGCCCGCACGACCCCGGACTGGCGCCGCCCCCTCCGCCCGGTGGCTCGGGGGTGCTGTTCCGGGGCTCTCTGCAGGAGCCGCTGAGGATGCCCGGAGAGGGCCACGTGCCCGCGCTGCCCTCCCCTGGCCTGCAGTTCGGGGGCAGCCTGGCCAGCCTGGGGCAGCTGCAGTCGcccggggctggggtggggctgccCAGCGCTCCCTCCGAGCGCCGGCCCCAGCCGCCCGATTTCACAGCGCCAGCGCTCGGGGGCCAGCCTGGCTTCCCGTTCGGCGCAGCGAACCGGCAGGCCACGCCGCACAGCGGCCCAG from Pseudorca crassidens isolate mPseCra1 chromosome 12, mPseCra1.hap1, whole genome shotgun sequence includes the following:
- the MN1 gene encoding transcriptional activator MN1 isoform X1 — its product is MFGLDQFEPQINSRNAGQGERNFNEAGLSMNAHFKAPAFHAGGPPGPVDPAMSGLGESPILGMNMEPYGFHARGHSELHAGGLQAQPVHGFFGGQQPHHGHPGGHHPHQHHPHFGGNFGGSDPGASCLHGGRLLGYGGAAGGLGSQPPFAEGYDHLAESQGPESFGPQRPGNLPDFHSSGASGHAVPAPCLPLDQSPNRAASFHGLPSSSGSDSHSLEPRRVANQGAVDSLEYNYPGEPPSGHFDMFSPSDSEGQLPHYAAGRQVPGSSFPGASAMPRAAGMVGLSKMHAQQQQQQQQQHGVFFERFGGTRKMPVGLEPAVGSRHPLMQPPQQAPPPPPQQPPQQPPPPPPPQQQQPPPPPPPGLLVRQNSCPPALPRPQQGEAGTPSGGLQDGGPMLPSQHAQFEYPIHRLENRSMHPYSEPVFNMQHPPPQQTPNQRLQHFDAPPYMNVAKRPRFDFPGSAGVDRCASWNGSMHNGALDNHLSPSAYSGLPGEFTPPVPDSFPSGPPLQHPAPDHQSLQQQQQQQQQQQQQQQQQQQQRQNAALMIKQMASRNQQQRLRQPNLAQLGHPGDVGQGGLVHSGPVGGLAQPNFERESGGAGAGRLGTFEQQAQHLAQESAWFPGPHPPPGDLLPRRMGGSGLPADCGPHDPGLAPPPPPGGSGVLFRGSLQEPLRMPGEGHVPALPSPGLQFGGSLASLGQLQSPGAGVGLPSAPSERRPQPPDFTAPALGGQPGFPFGAANRQATPHSGPGVNSPPSAGGGGGSTGGGGGGGAYPQQPDFQPSQRTSASKLGALSLGSFNKPSSKDNLFGQSCLAALSTACQNMIASLGAPNLNVTFNKKNPPEGKRKLSQNETDGAAMASNPGSDYFPGGTAPGAAGPGGQSGTSSSGSKASGPPNPPAQGDGTSLSPNYTLESTSGNDGKPVPGGGGRGRGRRKRDSGHVSPGTFFDKYSAAPDSGGAPGVSPGQQQAPGAAVGGSSTGEARGAPTPHEKALTSPSWGKGAELLLGDQPDLMASLDGGAKSDGSSPHAGEFASDEVSTSYANEDEVSSSSDNPPALAKASRSPLVTGSPKLPPRGLGAGEHGPKAPPAPLGLGILSTSTSTPDSYGGGGTGHPGTPGLEQVRTPTSSSGAPPPDEIHPLEILQAQIQLQRQQFSISEDQPLGLKGGKKGECAVGASGAQNGDSELGSCCSEAVKSAMSTIDLDSLMAEHSATWYLPADKALVDGADEDKTLAPWEKAKPQNPNSKEAHDLPPNKASATQPGSHLQCLSVHCTDDVGDAKARASVPTWRSLHSDISNRFGTFVAALT
- the MN1 gene encoding transcriptional activator MN1 isoform X2; the protein is MFGLDQFEPQINSRNAGQGERNFNEAGLSMNAHFKAPAFHAGGPPGPVDPAMSGLGESPILGMNMEPYGFHARGHSELHAGGLQAQPVHGFFGGQQPHHGHPGGHHPHQHHPHFGGNFGGSDPGASCLHGGRLLGYGGAAGGLGSQPPFAEGYDHLAESQGPESFGPQRPGNLPDFHSSGASGHAVPAPCLPLDQSPNRAASFHGLPSSSGSDSHSLEPRRVANQGAVDSLEYNYPGEPPSGHFDMFSPSDSEGQLPHYAAGRQVPGSSFPGASAMPRAAGMVGLSKMHAQQQQQQQQQHGVFFERFGGTRKMPVGLEPAVGSRHPLMQPPQQAPPPPPQQPPQQPPPPPPPQQQQPPPPPPPGLLVRQNSCPPALPRPQQGEAGTPSGGLQDGGPMLPSQHAQFEYPIHRLENRSMHPYSEPVFNMQHPPPQQTPNQRLQHFDAPPYMNVAKRPRFDFPGSAGVDRCASWNGSMHNGALDNHLSPSAYSGLPGEFTPPVPDSFPSGPPLQHPAPDHQSLQQQQQQQQQQQQQQQQQQQQRQNAALMIKQMASRNQQQRLRQPNLAQLGHPGDVGQGGLVHSGPVGGLAQPNFERESGGAGAGRLGTFEQQAQHLAQESAWFPGPHPPPGDLLPRRMGGSGLPADCGPHDPGLAPPPPPGGSGVLFRGSLQEPLRMPGEGHVPALPSPGLQFGGSLASLGQLQSPGAGVGLPSAPSERRPQPPDFTAPALGGQPGFPFGAANRQATPHSGPGVNSPPSAGGGGGSTGGGGGGGAYPQQPDFQPSQRTSASKLGALSLGSFNKPSSKDNLFGQSCLAALSTACQNMIASLGAPNLNVTFNKKNPPEGKRKLSQNETDGAAMASNPGSDYFPGGTAPGAAGPGGQSGTSSSGSKASGPPNPPAQGDGTSLSPNYTLESTSGNDGKPVPGGGGRGRGRRKRDSGHVSPGTFFDKYSAAPDSGGAPGVSPGQQQAPGAAVGGSSTGEARGAPTPHEKALTSPSWGKGAELLLGDQPDLMASLDGGAKSDGSSPHAGEFASDEVSTSYANEDEVSSSSDNPPALAKASRSPLVTGSPKLPPRGLGAGEHGPKAPPAPLGLGILSTSTSTPDSYGGGGTGHPGTPGLEQVRTPTSSSGAPPPDEIHPLEILQAQIQLQRQQFSISEDQPLGLKGGKKGECAVGASGAQNGDSELGSCCSEAVKSAMSTIDLDSLMAEHSATWYLPADKALVDGADEDKTLAPWEKAKPQNPNSKEEFH